From the Cryptomeria japonica chromosome 2, Sugi_1.0, whole genome shotgun sequence genome, one window contains:
- the LOC131048529 gene encoding F-box/kelch-repeat protein At5g60570 produces MDESLVSALLPSLPNEIALRCLVRLPLRNRAIASCISRAWANACKNKSSITSLRCSLNLPPEYCIFIAVFDSRFDGDYVHATQHNTKWLLVDPLSLGAQVLPNPFSAISVEINLCSAATNDRLFLPQVNQTKEGFFSYDIGAGQWKSVELPPGKRCRRFCCAGMKEFVYLCGGQIHFTGEASRSAFQYDSRNNQWEKLPDMIMPRINCAGVSMNDKFYAIGGYCHSPGGAPQIHVSAERFEPETGQWTLMPNFCAKGLRYAEDSAITESDFAVVENKRLFAVQPQSNEVMELDGVKEEWRHVGYIGGVCEMRDCGTNYKILGVGSEVWAIQYRVGKSIKIYSSKPGELESLIWRQIDFGGLERFDHVLTCTTFEV; encoded by the coding sequence TAACGAAATTGCATTGCGATGCCTTGTCAGACTGCCTCTTCGCAACAGAGCCATCGCCTCCTGCATCTCCCGAGCGTGGGCGAATGCATGCAAAAACAAATCTTCAATTACATCTCTTCGCTGTTCTCTCAATCTCCCACCAGAATATTGTATTTTCATTGCAGTTTTTGACAGCAGATTCGATGGAGACTACGTCCATGCAACTCAGCATAATACGAAATGGCTGCTGGTCGACCCTCTCAGCCTTGGGGCCCAGGTTTTACCCAATCCCTTCTCTGCAATATCTGTTGAAATAAATCTCTGTAGCGCAGCCACCAATGATCGGCTCTTTCTGCCGCAAGTCAATCAGACAAAAGAAGGGTTTTTTTCATACGATATTGGGGCGGGCCAATGGAAGTCTGTAGAGTTGCCCCCCGGAAAACGCTGCAGGAGATTTTGCTGCGCCGGAATGAAAGAATTTGTCTACCTTTGTGGCGGGCAAATACATTTCACCGGGGAAGCTTCTAGAAGCGCTTTTCAATACGACAGCCGAAACAATCAATGGGAAAAGCTTCCCGATATGATCATGCCAAGAATTAATTGTGCAGGTGTGAGCATGAATGATAAATTCTACGCTATAGGAGGATATTGCCATTCCCCTGGAGGTGCTCCCCAGATTCATGTTTCGGCAGAGAGATTCGAACCCGAGACCGGCCAGTGGACACTGATGCCCAATTTCTGCGCAAAAGGGTTAAGATATGCGGAGGATTCGGCCATCACAGAATCTGATTTTGCTGTTGTGGAGAATAAGAGGCTATTTGCGGTGCAACCTCAGTCGAACGAGGTTATGGAGTTGGATGGTGTGAAGGAggaatggaggcatgtgggatACATTGGAGGCGTTTGTGAGATGCGTGATTGTGGGACTAATTATAAAATCCTGGGAGTTGGAAGTGAGGTGTGGGCGATCCAGTATAGGGTGGGGAAATCAATAAAGATTTATTCGTCCAAGCCAGGAGAATTAGAGAGTTTAATATGGAGGCAAATTGATTTTGGAGGATTAGAGAGATTCGATCATGTTTTAACGTGCACGACATTCGAAGTATAG